In Chelonia mydas isolate rCheMyd1 chromosome 28, rCheMyd1.pri.v2, whole genome shotgun sequence, a single window of DNA contains:
- the CNTROB gene encoding centrobin isoform X4, whose translation MAEKGTCPGLDASLRSEDLLSDMEPLPLSAPATPAQPFGSEVTAQLYASLHRSRQAERDACSQLQPPDLEALAEELSRTLSAGVEASARRKQGGESRHVAEMETVRSRLRTMLQDSRELPPGGALGLGTVERKDDDDSFESDSTTALLAARPLQELSPPGSVCGLEELFPRYASLRLGTPPEPVPATEPVLLKEALAKERARRKHCERHVQGLQSRALELQQQLAAAISADMKKDSMIEQLDKTLAKVVEGWNRQEAERTELLRGLQAEKEAAQRALSEQRERVSQLEARLEQVLEDLSREQQAASQQREEAAALEEEKAGLLRSLEAERQRGRGLQAEREQGQCQLEALRATLEEQQAGWAQRERQLEQRCQALRDESAGQLEREKVAMQREAQRAADAQQVLASAQADSQRLESELEAARSERDGLQMEISLVKARCEAQKAKLEAELKVALEQQVTERLARVHEDSLRQTGAMREQHRKQLLELSGHHERELGSQLAQFRAELAEREERQRRLVEDYELRLARQEEAARELQAGKWRLEAQRADMVARLQAMMQSHWNEALRVLTGDPSSQSPAKGPRQPPVSDAASLSEPERLGQPPSPALPGKLESWQGDPCGGAGDGEAGGWAFAQAVPLQPVTQRSSLPAARGPERFLPLAPSGCVSAELAQLLNQSLRSQPGFQPLEPQLDDSAGPGLSLHPPHLAEHPYLEDEGGPSDGETPPNSSLESGGRVPPGQLHPELQYYMALLLEQMPSDPHSQERPGGESPPRPTGQAQPQGQPGLAREDHPSLWETLRPHGPQRAPPTAAVQKTKVPLAKASYGQRNLEPPSPPQRPAAGGEGGVLSPRQVAEVSRLLRLYQAKGRVAPSSEELFAYLRSGDSSGPDVKGDGGHVNQAARRNLDPRLPEAGRREVGPPRRPSSGRPGPEKTHGPSKGGRKAAQLGPRAGRGGGVWR comes from the exons ATGGCGGAGAAGGGCACCTGCCCCGGGCTGGACGCCTCCCTGCGCAGCGAGGACCTGCTCAGCGACATGGAGCCGCTGCCCCTCTCGGCCCCGGCCACGCCGGCCCAGCCCTTCGGCTCCGAGGTGACGGCCCAGCTCTACGCCTCCCTGCACCGCAGCCGTCAGGCCGAGCGGGAcgcctgctcccagctgcagccgccCGACCTGGAGGCCCTGGCCGAGGAGCTGAGCCGCACGCTCTCGGCCGGGGTGGAGGCGAGCGCCCGCAGGAAG CAGGGTGGGGAGTCGCGGCATGTGGCCGAGATGGAGACCGTGAGGTCGCGCCTGCGGACCATGCTGCAGGATTCCCGTGAGCTGCCCCctg ggggcgccctcGGCCTGGGGACGGTGGAGCGGAAGGATGATGACGACTCCTTTGAGAGCGACAGCACCACTGCCCTCCTCGC CGCCAGGCCCCTGCAGGAGCTGTCCCCGCCCGGCTCGGTGTGTGGCCTGGAGGAGCTGTTTCCCCGCTACGCCAGCCTGCGCCTTGGCACACCCCCTGAGCCCGTGCCCGCCACGGAGCCCGTGCTGCTGAAGGAGGCACTGGCCAAGGAACGGGCCCGCAGGAAG CACTGTGAACGGCACGTGCAGGGCCTGCAGAGCcgagccctggagctgcagcagcagctggccgcAGCCATCTCCGCTGACATGAAGAAGGACAGTATGATCGAGCAGCTGGACAAG ACGCTGGCCAAGGTGGTGGAGGGCTGGAACCGGCAGGAGGCGGAGCGGACGGAGCTGCTGCGGGGGCTGCAGGCGGAGAAGGAGGCGGCGCAGCGGGCGCTGAGCGAGCAGCGGGAG AGGGTGTCGCAGCTGGAGGCGCGGCTGGAGCAGGTGCTGGAGGACCTGAGCCGGGAGCAGCAGGCGGCGAGCCAGCAGCGCGAGGAGGCAGCAGCGCTG gaggaggagaaggcggGGCTGCTGCGGAGCCTGGAGGCGGAGCgccagcgggggcgggggctgcaggcGGAGCGGGAGCAGGGGCAGTGCCAGCTGGAGGCGCTGCGGGCCacgctggaggagcagcaggcgGGCTGGGCGCAGCGGGAGCGCCAGCTGGAGCAGCGTTGCCAGGCACTGCGGGACGAGAGCGCCGGGCAGCTGGAGCGAGAGAAG GTGGCCATGCAGCGGGAGGCCCAGCGCGCCGCAGACGCCCAGCAGGTCCTGGCCTCAGCGCAGGCCGACTCCCAGCGCCTGGAGAGCGAGCTGGAGGCGGCGCGGAGCGAGCGGGACGGGCTGCAGATGGAGATCAGCCTGGTGAAG gcgcggtgcgagGCCCAGAAGGCGAAGCTGGAGGCGGAGCTGAAGGTGGCGCTGGAGCAGCAGGTGACGGAGCGGCTGGCGCGGGTGCATGAAGACAGCCTGCGCCAGACGGGCGCCATGCGGGAGCAGCACAG gaagCAGCTCCTGGAGCTCAGCGGGCACCACGAGCGGGAGCTGGGCAGTCAGCTGGCGCAGTTCCGGGCCGAGCTGGCCGAGCGCGAGGAGCGTCAGCGGCGCCTGGTCGAGGACTACGAGCTGAG GCTGGCCCGGCAAGAGGAGGCGGCGCGGGAGCTGCAGGCCGGGAAGTGGCGGCTGGAAGCCCAGCGAGCTGACATGGTGGCCCGGCTCCAGGCCATGATGCAGTCGCACTGGAACGAGGCCCTGCGCGTGCTGACCGGAGATCCCTCCTCGCAGTCCCCCGCCAAGGGCCCCCGCCAG CCTCCTGTCTCCGACGCCGCCTCCCTGTCGGAGCCGGAGCgcctgggccagccccccagccccgccctgcccgggAAGCTGGAGAGCTGGCAGGGGGACCCCTGCGGCGGTGCCGGGGACGGCGAAGCGGGGGGCTGGGCCTTCGCCCAAGCGGTGCCCCTGCAGCCCGTCACCCAGCGCAGCTCCCTGCCGGCGGCGCGGGGCCCCGAGCGCTTCCTGCCCCTGGCACCCAGCGGGTGCGTCTCTGCCGAGCTGGCACAGCTCCTGAACCAGAGCCTCCGGAGCCAGCCGGGCTTCCAGCCGCTGGAGCCGCAGCTCGACGACTCCGCCGGGCCAG GGCTAAGCTTGCACCCCCCTCACCTGGCGGAGCACCCGTACCTCGAGGACGAGGGGGGGCCCAGCGATGGCGAGACCCCCCCGAACAGCAGCctggagagcggggggcgggtgCCCCCCGGCCAGCTGCACCCGGAGCTGCAGTACTATATGGCACTG CTGCTGGAGCAGATGCCGAGTGacccccacagtcaggagagGCCGGGGGGTgagagccccccccgccccacgggccaggcccagccccaagGCCAGCCAG gctTGGCCCGGGAGGACCATCCCTCGCTGTGGGAGACGCTCCGGCCCCACGGCCCCCAGCGCGCCCCCCCCACCGCCGCCGTGCAGAAGACCAAGGTGCCGCTCGCCAAAGCCAGCTACGGGCAGCGGAATCTGGAGCCGCCGAGCCCCCCGCAGCGCCCAGCTG CAGGCGGCGAGGGGGGCGTCCTGTCTCCCCGGCAGGTAGCCGAGGTCTCCCGGCTGCTGCGGCTGTACCAGGCCAAGGGCCGCGTGGCCCCCTCCTCCGAGGAGCTGTTCGCCTACCTGCGCTCCGGCGACAGCAGCGG GCCCGATGTGAAGGGCGACGGGGGCCACGTGAACCAGGCCGCCCGCAGGAACCTTGACCCCAGGCTGCCTGaggctggcaggagagag GTGGGTCCCCCCCGGCGCCCGTCCAGCGGCCGGCCCGGCCCCGAGAAGACGCACGGTCCCAGCAAGGGCGGGCGGAAGGCGGCCCAGCTTGGCCCCCGCGCCGGCAGGGGGGGCGGCGTGTGGAGATGA
- the CNTROB gene encoding centrobin isoform X1: MAEKGTCPGLDASLRSEDLLSDMEPLPLSAPATPAQPFGSEVTAQLYASLHRSRQAERDACSQLQPPDLEALAEELSRTLSAGVEASARRKQGGESRHVAEMETVRSRLRTMLQDSRELPPAGGALGLGTVERKDDDDSFESDSTTALLAARPLQELSPPGSVCGLEELFPRYASLRLGTPPEPVPATEPVLLKEALAKERARRKHCERHVQGLQSRALELQQQLAAAISADMKKDSMIEQLDKTLAKVVEGWNRQEAERTELLRGLQAEKEAAQRALSEQRERVSQLEARLEQVLEDLSREQQAASQQREEAAALEEEKAGLLRSLEAERQRGRGLQAEREQGQCQLEALRATLEEQQAGWAQRERQLEQRCQALRDESAGQLEREKVAMQREAQRAADAQQVLASAQADSQRLESELEAARSERDGLQMEISLVKARCEAQKAKLEAELKVALEQQVTERLARVHEDSLRQTGAMREQHRKQLLELSGHHERELGSQLAQFRAELAEREERQRRLVEDYELRLARQEEAARELQAGKWRLEAQRADMVARLQAMMQSHWNEALRVLTGDPSSQSPAKGPRQPPVSDAASLSEPERLGQPPSPALPGKLESWQGDPCGGAGDGEAGGWAFAQAVPLQPVTQRSSLPAARGPERFLPLAPSGCVSAELAQLLNQSLRSQPGFQPLEPQLDDSAGPGLSLHPPHLAEHPYLEDEGGPSDGETPPNSSLESGGRVPPGQLHPELQYYMALLLEQMPSDPHSQERPGGESPPRPTGQAQPQGQPGLAREDHPSLWETLRPHGPQRAPPTAAVQKTKVPLAKASYGQRNLEPPSPPQRPAAGGEGGVLSPRQVAEVSRLLRLYQAKGRVAPSSEELFAYLRSGDSSGPDVKGDGGHVNQAARRNLDPRLPEAGRREVGPPRRPSSGRPGPEKTHGPSKGGRKAAQLGPRAGRGGGVWR; the protein is encoded by the exons ATGGCGGAGAAGGGCACCTGCCCCGGGCTGGACGCCTCCCTGCGCAGCGAGGACCTGCTCAGCGACATGGAGCCGCTGCCCCTCTCGGCCCCGGCCACGCCGGCCCAGCCCTTCGGCTCCGAGGTGACGGCCCAGCTCTACGCCTCCCTGCACCGCAGCCGTCAGGCCGAGCGGGAcgcctgctcccagctgcagccgccCGACCTGGAGGCCCTGGCCGAGGAGCTGAGCCGCACGCTCTCGGCCGGGGTGGAGGCGAGCGCCCGCAGGAAG CAGGGTGGGGAGTCGCGGCATGTGGCCGAGATGGAGACCGTGAGGTCGCGCCTGCGGACCATGCTGCAGGATTCCCGTGAGCTGCCCCctg cagggggcgccctcGGCCTGGGGACGGTGGAGCGGAAGGATGATGACGACTCCTTTGAGAGCGACAGCACCACTGCCCTCCTCGC CGCCAGGCCCCTGCAGGAGCTGTCCCCGCCCGGCTCGGTGTGTGGCCTGGAGGAGCTGTTTCCCCGCTACGCCAGCCTGCGCCTTGGCACACCCCCTGAGCCCGTGCCCGCCACGGAGCCCGTGCTGCTGAAGGAGGCACTGGCCAAGGAACGGGCCCGCAGGAAG CACTGTGAACGGCACGTGCAGGGCCTGCAGAGCcgagccctggagctgcagcagcagctggccgcAGCCATCTCCGCTGACATGAAGAAGGACAGTATGATCGAGCAGCTGGACAAG ACGCTGGCCAAGGTGGTGGAGGGCTGGAACCGGCAGGAGGCGGAGCGGACGGAGCTGCTGCGGGGGCTGCAGGCGGAGAAGGAGGCGGCGCAGCGGGCGCTGAGCGAGCAGCGGGAG AGGGTGTCGCAGCTGGAGGCGCGGCTGGAGCAGGTGCTGGAGGACCTGAGCCGGGAGCAGCAGGCGGCGAGCCAGCAGCGCGAGGAGGCAGCAGCGCTG gaggaggagaaggcggGGCTGCTGCGGAGCCTGGAGGCGGAGCgccagcgggggcgggggctgcaggcGGAGCGGGAGCAGGGGCAGTGCCAGCTGGAGGCGCTGCGGGCCacgctggaggagcagcaggcgGGCTGGGCGCAGCGGGAGCGCCAGCTGGAGCAGCGTTGCCAGGCACTGCGGGACGAGAGCGCCGGGCAGCTGGAGCGAGAGAAG GTGGCCATGCAGCGGGAGGCCCAGCGCGCCGCAGACGCCCAGCAGGTCCTGGCCTCAGCGCAGGCCGACTCCCAGCGCCTGGAGAGCGAGCTGGAGGCGGCGCGGAGCGAGCGGGACGGGCTGCAGATGGAGATCAGCCTGGTGAAG gcgcggtgcgagGCCCAGAAGGCGAAGCTGGAGGCGGAGCTGAAGGTGGCGCTGGAGCAGCAGGTGACGGAGCGGCTGGCGCGGGTGCATGAAGACAGCCTGCGCCAGACGGGCGCCATGCGGGAGCAGCACAG gaagCAGCTCCTGGAGCTCAGCGGGCACCACGAGCGGGAGCTGGGCAGTCAGCTGGCGCAGTTCCGGGCCGAGCTGGCCGAGCGCGAGGAGCGTCAGCGGCGCCTGGTCGAGGACTACGAGCTGAG GCTGGCCCGGCAAGAGGAGGCGGCGCGGGAGCTGCAGGCCGGGAAGTGGCGGCTGGAAGCCCAGCGAGCTGACATGGTGGCCCGGCTCCAGGCCATGATGCAGTCGCACTGGAACGAGGCCCTGCGCGTGCTGACCGGAGATCCCTCCTCGCAGTCCCCCGCCAAGGGCCCCCGCCAG CCTCCTGTCTCCGACGCCGCCTCCCTGTCGGAGCCGGAGCgcctgggccagccccccagccccgccctgcccgggAAGCTGGAGAGCTGGCAGGGGGACCCCTGCGGCGGTGCCGGGGACGGCGAAGCGGGGGGCTGGGCCTTCGCCCAAGCGGTGCCCCTGCAGCCCGTCACCCAGCGCAGCTCCCTGCCGGCGGCGCGGGGCCCCGAGCGCTTCCTGCCCCTGGCACCCAGCGGGTGCGTCTCTGCCGAGCTGGCACAGCTCCTGAACCAGAGCCTCCGGAGCCAGCCGGGCTTCCAGCCGCTGGAGCCGCAGCTCGACGACTCCGCCGGGCCAG GGCTAAGCTTGCACCCCCCTCACCTGGCGGAGCACCCGTACCTCGAGGACGAGGGGGGGCCCAGCGATGGCGAGACCCCCCCGAACAGCAGCctggagagcggggggcgggtgCCCCCCGGCCAGCTGCACCCGGAGCTGCAGTACTATATGGCACTG CTGCTGGAGCAGATGCCGAGTGacccccacagtcaggagagGCCGGGGGGTgagagccccccccgccccacgggccaggcccagccccaagGCCAGCCAG gctTGGCCCGGGAGGACCATCCCTCGCTGTGGGAGACGCTCCGGCCCCACGGCCCCCAGCGCGCCCCCCCCACCGCCGCCGTGCAGAAGACCAAGGTGCCGCTCGCCAAAGCCAGCTACGGGCAGCGGAATCTGGAGCCGCCGAGCCCCCCGCAGCGCCCAGCTG CAGGCGGCGAGGGGGGCGTCCTGTCTCCCCGGCAGGTAGCCGAGGTCTCCCGGCTGCTGCGGCTGTACCAGGCCAAGGGCCGCGTGGCCCCCTCCTCCGAGGAGCTGTTCGCCTACCTGCGCTCCGGCGACAGCAGCGG GCCCGATGTGAAGGGCGACGGGGGCCACGTGAACCAGGCCGCCCGCAGGAACCTTGACCCCAGGCTGCCTGaggctggcaggagagag GTGGGTCCCCCCCGGCGCCCGTCCAGCGGCCGGCCCGGCCCCGAGAAGACGCACGGTCCCAGCAAGGGCGGGCGGAAGGCGGCCCAGCTTGGCCCCCGCGCCGGCAGGGGGGGCGGCGTGTGGAGATGA
- the CNTROB gene encoding centrobin isoform X2, which yields MAEKGTCPGLDASLRSEDLLSDMEPLPLSAPATPAQPFGSEVTAQLYASLHRSRQAERDACSQLQPPDLEALAEELSRTLSAGVEASARRKQGGESRHVAEMETVRSRLRTMLQDSRELPPAGGALGLGTVERKDDDDSFESDSTTALLAARPLQELSPPGSVCGLEELFPRYASLRLGTPPEPVPATEPVLLKEALAKERARRKHCERHVQGLQSRALELQQQLAAAISADMKKDSMIEQLDKTLAKVVEGWNRQEAERTELLRGLQAEKEAAQRALSEQRERVSQLEARLEQVLEDLSREQQAASQQREEAAALEEEKAGLLRSLEAERQRGRGLQAEREQGQCQLEALRATLEEQQAGWAQRERQLEQRCQALRDESAGQLEREKVAMQREAQRAADAQQVLASAQADSQRLESELEAARSERDGLQMEISLVKARCEAQKAKLEAELKVALEQQVTERLARVHEDSLRQTGAMREQHRKQLLELSGHHERELGSQLAQFRAELAEREERQRRLVEDYELRLARQEEAARELQAGKWRLEAQRADMVARLQAMMQSHWNEALRVLTGDPSSQSPAKGPRQPPVSDAASLSEPERLGQPPSPALPGKLESWQGDPCGGAGDGEAGGWAFAQAVPLQPVTQRSSLPAARGPERFLPLAPSGCVSAELAQLLNQSLRSQPGFQPLEPQLDDSAGPGLSLHPPHLAEHPYLEDEGGPSDGETPPNSSLESGGRVPPGQLHPELQYYMALLLEQMPSDPHSQERPGGESPPRPTGQAQPQGQPGLAREDHPSLWETLRPHGPQRAPPTAAVQKTKVPLAKASYGQRNLEPPSPPQRPAGGEGGVLSPRQVAEVSRLLRLYQAKGRVAPSSEELFAYLRSGDSSGPDVKGDGGHVNQAARRNLDPRLPEAGRREVGPPRRPSSGRPGPEKTHGPSKGGRKAAQLGPRAGRGGGVWR from the exons ATGGCGGAGAAGGGCACCTGCCCCGGGCTGGACGCCTCCCTGCGCAGCGAGGACCTGCTCAGCGACATGGAGCCGCTGCCCCTCTCGGCCCCGGCCACGCCGGCCCAGCCCTTCGGCTCCGAGGTGACGGCCCAGCTCTACGCCTCCCTGCACCGCAGCCGTCAGGCCGAGCGGGAcgcctgctcccagctgcagccgccCGACCTGGAGGCCCTGGCCGAGGAGCTGAGCCGCACGCTCTCGGCCGGGGTGGAGGCGAGCGCCCGCAGGAAG CAGGGTGGGGAGTCGCGGCATGTGGCCGAGATGGAGACCGTGAGGTCGCGCCTGCGGACCATGCTGCAGGATTCCCGTGAGCTGCCCCctg cagggggcgccctcGGCCTGGGGACGGTGGAGCGGAAGGATGATGACGACTCCTTTGAGAGCGACAGCACCACTGCCCTCCTCGC CGCCAGGCCCCTGCAGGAGCTGTCCCCGCCCGGCTCGGTGTGTGGCCTGGAGGAGCTGTTTCCCCGCTACGCCAGCCTGCGCCTTGGCACACCCCCTGAGCCCGTGCCCGCCACGGAGCCCGTGCTGCTGAAGGAGGCACTGGCCAAGGAACGGGCCCGCAGGAAG CACTGTGAACGGCACGTGCAGGGCCTGCAGAGCcgagccctggagctgcagcagcagctggccgcAGCCATCTCCGCTGACATGAAGAAGGACAGTATGATCGAGCAGCTGGACAAG ACGCTGGCCAAGGTGGTGGAGGGCTGGAACCGGCAGGAGGCGGAGCGGACGGAGCTGCTGCGGGGGCTGCAGGCGGAGAAGGAGGCGGCGCAGCGGGCGCTGAGCGAGCAGCGGGAG AGGGTGTCGCAGCTGGAGGCGCGGCTGGAGCAGGTGCTGGAGGACCTGAGCCGGGAGCAGCAGGCGGCGAGCCAGCAGCGCGAGGAGGCAGCAGCGCTG gaggaggagaaggcggGGCTGCTGCGGAGCCTGGAGGCGGAGCgccagcgggggcgggggctgcaggcGGAGCGGGAGCAGGGGCAGTGCCAGCTGGAGGCGCTGCGGGCCacgctggaggagcagcaggcgGGCTGGGCGCAGCGGGAGCGCCAGCTGGAGCAGCGTTGCCAGGCACTGCGGGACGAGAGCGCCGGGCAGCTGGAGCGAGAGAAG GTGGCCATGCAGCGGGAGGCCCAGCGCGCCGCAGACGCCCAGCAGGTCCTGGCCTCAGCGCAGGCCGACTCCCAGCGCCTGGAGAGCGAGCTGGAGGCGGCGCGGAGCGAGCGGGACGGGCTGCAGATGGAGATCAGCCTGGTGAAG gcgcggtgcgagGCCCAGAAGGCGAAGCTGGAGGCGGAGCTGAAGGTGGCGCTGGAGCAGCAGGTGACGGAGCGGCTGGCGCGGGTGCATGAAGACAGCCTGCGCCAGACGGGCGCCATGCGGGAGCAGCACAG gaagCAGCTCCTGGAGCTCAGCGGGCACCACGAGCGGGAGCTGGGCAGTCAGCTGGCGCAGTTCCGGGCCGAGCTGGCCGAGCGCGAGGAGCGTCAGCGGCGCCTGGTCGAGGACTACGAGCTGAG GCTGGCCCGGCAAGAGGAGGCGGCGCGGGAGCTGCAGGCCGGGAAGTGGCGGCTGGAAGCCCAGCGAGCTGACATGGTGGCCCGGCTCCAGGCCATGATGCAGTCGCACTGGAACGAGGCCCTGCGCGTGCTGACCGGAGATCCCTCCTCGCAGTCCCCCGCCAAGGGCCCCCGCCAG CCTCCTGTCTCCGACGCCGCCTCCCTGTCGGAGCCGGAGCgcctgggccagccccccagccccgccctgcccgggAAGCTGGAGAGCTGGCAGGGGGACCCCTGCGGCGGTGCCGGGGACGGCGAAGCGGGGGGCTGGGCCTTCGCCCAAGCGGTGCCCCTGCAGCCCGTCACCCAGCGCAGCTCCCTGCCGGCGGCGCGGGGCCCCGAGCGCTTCCTGCCCCTGGCACCCAGCGGGTGCGTCTCTGCCGAGCTGGCACAGCTCCTGAACCAGAGCCTCCGGAGCCAGCCGGGCTTCCAGCCGCTGGAGCCGCAGCTCGACGACTCCGCCGGGCCAG GGCTAAGCTTGCACCCCCCTCACCTGGCGGAGCACCCGTACCTCGAGGACGAGGGGGGGCCCAGCGATGGCGAGACCCCCCCGAACAGCAGCctggagagcggggggcgggtgCCCCCCGGCCAGCTGCACCCGGAGCTGCAGTACTATATGGCACTG CTGCTGGAGCAGATGCCGAGTGacccccacagtcaggagagGCCGGGGGGTgagagccccccccgccccacgggccaggcccagccccaagGCCAGCCAG gctTGGCCCGGGAGGACCATCCCTCGCTGTGGGAGACGCTCCGGCCCCACGGCCCCCAGCGCGCCCCCCCCACCGCCGCCGTGCAGAAGACCAAGGTGCCGCTCGCCAAAGCCAGCTACGGGCAGCGGAATCTGGAGCCGCCGAGCCCCCCGCAGCGCCCAGCTG GCGGCGAGGGGGGCGTCCTGTCTCCCCGGCAGGTAGCCGAGGTCTCCCGGCTGCTGCGGCTGTACCAGGCCAAGGGCCGCGTGGCCCCCTCCTCCGAGGAGCTGTTCGCCTACCTGCGCTCCGGCGACAGCAGCGG GCCCGATGTGAAGGGCGACGGGGGCCACGTGAACCAGGCCGCCCGCAGGAACCTTGACCCCAGGCTGCCTGaggctggcaggagagag GTGGGTCCCCCCCGGCGCCCGTCCAGCGGCCGGCCCGGCCCCGAGAAGACGCACGGTCCCAGCAAGGGCGGGCGGAAGGCGGCCCAGCTTGGCCCCCGCGCCGGCAGGGGGGGCGGCGTGTGGAGATGA